ATGGATATTTTGGTTATCGATGACAACTAGGGCGATCGCTTGTTGGCAGAACGCGAGCTATACCCTATTAAATTTGTATCTCCTGGCATACAGCCACAGGTAAGGATATGGACCGAACATCGGGATCACTAGGTGTGCCTGTGGGTGGAAGATAACGGCATCGGGATCGCTTCCGAAAACCAGAATCGTATTTTTGGTGGATTTGAGCGCCTACATGCCGAAGAAACTTATCTTGTTACTGGCATTGGATTAGCCATTCTGCGGCGTGCGTTGGAGCGGATGTGTGGGCAGACTAATGTGGAGGCTGATCTGGGTACAGGCAGG
The Trichocoleus sp. FACHB-46 genome window above contains:
- a CDS encoding ATP-binding protein, with the protein product MEDNGIGIASENQNRIFGGFERLHAEETYLVTGIGLAILRRALERMCGQTNVEADLGTGRRF